Proteins encoded in a region of the Streptomyces sp. NBC_00310 genome:
- a CDS encoding ABC transporter substrate-binding protein: MNIRTQWPVLTMATGLAAGLLTGCGSDSGGAGDSGSNVVMGMSDDVLATDPASGYDPGSWLLFNNVFQSLLSFPNGATEPEPDLAEECSFADSGAKVYECTLKDGLKFSNGEALTAKDVKFSFDRMLKINDDAGPAIMFPMLDKVETPDDKTVRFDLKYADATFPSKIASGAGSIVDESSYDADGLREDGEAVGSGPYKLESFGKDEAVFTVNENYKGTADVENSGVTLKFFHGDQDALKKSLLEGDLDVTYRGLSASDISDIETDTSTASGVEIVDGTGAEVQHLVFNMDDPVTGKLGVRQAIAYLLDREALVDEVYQGTATPLYSIIPAGITGHNTAFFDTFGARPSQDKAEAALRADGIDDKVELTLWSTPSRYGPSTDQELEAIAKQLNDSGLFDATVESVAFDQYEKDIAAGKYGVYVKGWVPDYPDPDNFTGPFFGKGNVLDNNYTNNTITGELLTKTAAESERSSTEKEYAELQNIVATDIPLIPIWQAKQYAVVRDDVYGLEYCLDASTVFRFWEISKG; this comes from the coding sequence GTGAACATACGCACCCAGTGGCCCGTCCTGACCATGGCGACAGGGCTTGCCGCCGGCCTGCTGACCGGTTGCGGCTCCGATTCGGGGGGAGCCGGGGACTCCGGCTCCAACGTCGTGATGGGGATGTCCGACGACGTCCTGGCCACCGACCCCGCCTCCGGCTACGACCCCGGATCCTGGCTCCTCTTCAACAACGTCTTCCAGTCGCTGCTGAGCTTCCCCAACGGCGCCACCGAGCCCGAACCGGACCTCGCCGAGGAGTGCTCCTTCGCGGACAGCGGCGCCAAGGTCTACGAGTGCACCCTCAAGGACGGCCTGAAGTTCAGCAACGGTGAGGCGCTCACCGCGAAGGACGTCAAGTTCTCCTTCGACCGCATGCTGAAGATCAACGACGACGCCGGCCCCGCGATCATGTTCCCCATGCTCGACAAGGTCGAGACCCCGGACGACAAGACCGTCCGCTTCGACCTCAAGTACGCCGACGCGACCTTCCCCAGCAAGATCGCCTCCGGCGCCGGCTCGATCGTCGACGAGAGCTCCTACGACGCCGACGGACTCCGCGAGGACGGCGAGGCGGTCGGCTCCGGCCCGTACAAGCTGGAGTCCTTCGGCAAGGACGAGGCCGTCTTCACCGTCAACGAGAACTACAAGGGCACCGCCGACGTCGAGAACAGCGGCGTCACCCTCAAGTTCTTCCACGGCGACCAGGACGCCCTGAAGAAGTCCCTGCTGGAGGGCGACCTCGACGTCACCTACCGCGGACTCAGCGCCTCCGACATCTCCGACATCGAGACCGACACCTCCACCGCCAGCGGCGTCGAGATCGTCGACGGCACCGGCGCCGAGGTCCAGCACCTCGTCTTCAACATGGACGACCCGGTCACCGGCAAGCTCGGCGTGCGCCAGGCCATCGCCTACCTCCTCGACCGCGAGGCCCTCGTCGACGAGGTCTACCAGGGCACCGCCACACCGCTGTACTCGATCATCCCGGCCGGCATCACCGGCCACAACACGGCGTTCTTCGACACCTTCGGCGCCCGTCCCTCCCAGGACAAGGCCGAGGCCGCGCTGCGCGCCGACGGTATCGACGACAAGGTCGAACTGACCCTCTGGTCCACCCCGTCGCGCTACGGCCCCTCCACCGACCAGGAGTTGGAGGCCATCGCCAAACAGCTCAACGACAGCGGCCTGTTCGACGCGACCGTCGAATCCGTCGCCTTCGACCAGTACGAGAAGGACATCGCCGCCGGCAAGTACGGCGTGTACGTGAAGGGCTGGGTCCCCGACTACCCGGACCCCGACAACTTCACCGGCCCCTTCTTCGGCAAGGGCAACGTGCTGGACAACAACTACACCAACAACACCATCACCGGTGAACTCCTCACGAAGACCGCCGCCGAGAGCGAGCGCTCCTCCACGGAGAAGGAGTACGCCGAACTGCAGAACATCGTCGCCACCGACATCCCCCTCATCCCCATCTGGCAGGCCAAGCAGTACGCCGTCGTCCGCGACGACGTCTACGGCCTGGAGTACTGCCTGGACGCCTCGACCGTCTTCCGCTTCTGGGAGATCAGCAAGGGCTGA
- a CDS encoding IclR family transcriptional regulator — MARNIQSLERAAAMLRLLAGGERRLGLSDIASSLGLAKGTAHGILRTLQHEGFVEQDDASGRYQLGAELLRLGTTYLDVHELRARALVWTDDLARSSGESVHLGVLHQRGVLIVHHVFRPDDSRQVLEIGAMQPLHSTALGKVLAAYDPVAHSEVLESERKAFTERTVSESADFEAVLDITRARGYAADVEETWEGVASIAAPIHDRRRMPVGAVGITGAVERLCREGELRPELIAAVRDCARAVSRDLGAGRF; from the coding sequence ATGGCACGGAACATCCAGTCGCTCGAACGGGCGGCCGCGATGCTGCGCCTGCTCGCGGGCGGCGAGCGGCGGCTCGGCCTGTCGGACATCGCCTCGTCGCTGGGACTCGCCAAGGGCACCGCCCACGGCATACTGCGCACGCTCCAGCACGAGGGGTTCGTCGAACAGGACGACGCCTCCGGGCGGTACCAGCTGGGGGCCGAGCTGCTGCGGCTCGGGACCACCTATCTCGACGTCCACGAGCTTCGGGCGCGCGCCCTGGTCTGGACGGACGACCTGGCCCGCTCCAGCGGCGAGAGCGTCCATCTGGGGGTCCTGCACCAGCGGGGCGTGCTGATCGTGCACCACGTCTTCCGGCCCGACGACAGCCGGCAGGTCCTGGAGATAGGGGCCATGCAGCCGCTGCACTCCACGGCCCTGGGCAAGGTCCTCGCGGCCTACGACCCGGTCGCGCACAGCGAGGTCCTGGAGAGCGAGCGCAAGGCGTTCACCGAGCGGACCGTCTCCGAGTCGGCCGACTTCGAGGCCGTCCTGGACATCACCCGCGCGCGCGGGTACGCGGCCGACGTCGAGGAGACCTGGGAGGGCGTGGCATCCATCGCCGCCCCCATCCACGACCGGCGCCGTATGCCCGTCGGCGCGGTCGGCATCACCGGCGCCGTGGAGCGGCTGTGCCGCGAGGGCGAGCTGCGCCCCGAGCTGATCGCGGCCGTACGGGACTGCGCCCGCGCGGTGTCGCGGGATCTGGGCGCCGGGCGGTTCTGA
- the glpK gene encoding glycerol kinase GlpK has protein sequence MTDAHTAGPFIAAIDQGTTSSRCIVFDRDGRIVSVDQKEHEQIFPKPGWVEHNATEIWTNVQEVVAGAIEKAGITRDDIKAIGITNQRETTLLWDKNTGEPVHNAIVWQDTRTDALCRELGRNVGQDRFRRETGLPLASYFAGPKARWLLDNVEGLRERAEAGDILFGTMDSWVIWNLTGGVDGGHHVTDVTNASRTMLMNLHTLEWDEKIAESIGVPLSMLPEIRSSAEVYGEVTGGRLGDLLGGIPVASALGDQQAALFGQTCFAEGEAKSTYGTGTFMLLNTGEKIINSYSGLLTTVGYRIGDQKPVYALEGSIAVTGSLVQWMRDQMGLISTAAEIETLALSVEDNGGAYFVPAFSGLFAPYWRSDARGVIAGLTRYVTKAHLARAVLEATAWQTREITDAMTKDSGVELAALKVDGGMTSNNLLMQTLSDFLDAPVVRPMVAETTCLGAAYAAGLAVGFWTNTDDLRANWRRAAEWTPRMDAETRDREYKSWLKAVERTMGWLEDES, from the coding sequence GTGACCGACGCCCACACCGCCGGCCCTTTCATCGCCGCCATCGACCAGGGCACCACCTCCAGCCGCTGCATCGTCTTCGACCGCGACGGACGTATCGTCTCCGTCGACCAGAAGGAGCACGAGCAGATCTTCCCGAAGCCGGGCTGGGTCGAGCACAACGCCACCGAGATCTGGACGAACGTCCAGGAGGTCGTCGCCGGGGCCATCGAGAAGGCCGGCATCACCCGCGACGACATCAAGGCCATCGGCATCACCAACCAGCGCGAGACCACGCTGCTCTGGGACAAGAACACCGGTGAGCCCGTCCACAACGCCATCGTCTGGCAGGACACCCGTACCGACGCCCTCTGCCGCGAGCTCGGCCGCAACGTCGGCCAGGACCGCTTCCGCCGCGAGACCGGCCTGCCGCTGGCCTCGTACTTCGCCGGCCCGAAGGCCCGCTGGCTGCTCGACAACGTCGAGGGCCTGCGCGAGCGCGCCGAAGCCGGCGACATCCTCTTCGGCACCATGGACAGCTGGGTCATCTGGAACCTGACGGGCGGTGTCGACGGCGGCCACCACGTCACCGACGTCACCAACGCCTCCCGCACCATGCTGATGAACCTGCACACGCTGGAGTGGGACGAGAAGATCGCCGAGTCCATCGGCGTTCCGCTGTCGATGCTCCCGGAGATCCGCTCCTCCGCCGAGGTGTACGGCGAGGTCACCGGCGGCAGGCTCGGCGACCTGCTCGGCGGCATCCCGGTCGCCTCCGCGCTCGGCGACCAGCAGGCGGCCCTGTTCGGCCAGACGTGTTTCGCCGAGGGCGAGGCCAAGTCCACGTACGGCACCGGCACGTTCATGCTGCTGAACACCGGCGAGAAGATCATCAACTCCTACAGCGGCCTGCTGACCACGGTCGGCTACCGGATCGGCGACCAGAAGCCGGTCTACGCGCTGGAGGGCTCGATCGCCGTCACCGGTTCGCTGGTGCAGTGGATGCGCGACCAGATGGGGCTCATCTCCACCGCCGCCGAGATCGAGACGCTCGCGCTCTCGGTCGAGGACAACGGCGGCGCGTACTTCGTGCCGGCCTTCTCCGGTCTGTTCGCCCCGTACTGGCGCTCCGACGCCCGCGGTGTGATCGCCGGTCTCACCCGGTACGTCACCAAGGCGCACCTCGCGCGCGCCGTCCTGGAGGCCACCGCCTGGCAGACCCGTGAGATCACGGACGCCATGACCAAGGACTCGGGCGTCGAGCTCGCGGCCCTCAAGGTCGACGGCGGCATGACCTCCAACAACCTGCTGATGCAGACCCTCTCGGACTTCCTCGACGCCCCCGTGGTGCGCCCGATGGTCGCCGAGACCACCTGCCTCGGTGCCGCCTACGCCGCCGGTCTCGCCGTCGGCTTCTGGACCAACACCGACGACCTGCGCGCCAACTGGCGGCGGGCCGCCGAGTGGACCCCCCGCATGGACGCGGAGACCCGTGACCGTGAGTACAAGAGCTGGCTCAAGGCCGTCGAGCGGACCATGGGCTGGCTCGAGGACGAGAGCTGA
- a CDS encoding HAD family hydrolase, producing MTTTIPALGTRTAEGSALQAVLLDMDGTLVDTEGFWWDVEVEVFAGLGHALDDSWRHVVVGGPMSRSAGFLIEATGADITLPELTVLLNDGFEARIGRTLPLMPGASRLLAELAAHSIPTALVSASHRRIIERVLSSLGRRHFALTVAGDEVERTKPFPDPYLLAASGLGADPIRCAVIEDTATGVAAAEAAGCHVVAVPSVAPIAPATRRTVVTSLEEVDLPFLRGLMASTSN from the coding sequence ATGACCACGACGATCCCCGCGCTAGGAACCCGTACGGCCGAAGGCTCCGCCCTGCAGGCCGTGCTCCTCGACATGGACGGCACCCTGGTGGACACCGAGGGCTTCTGGTGGGACGTGGAGGTCGAGGTCTTCGCCGGCCTCGGACACGCCCTCGACGACTCCTGGCGCCATGTCGTGGTCGGGGGCCCCATGAGCCGCAGCGCGGGCTTCCTGATCGAGGCCACCGGCGCCGACATCACTCTCCCCGAGCTGACCGTGCTGCTGAACGACGGCTTCGAGGCCCGTATCGGGCGGACACTGCCGCTGATGCCCGGCGCCTCCAGACTCCTCGCCGAGCTCGCCGCGCACAGCATCCCCACCGCCCTGGTCTCCGCCTCCCACCGGCGCATCATCGAGCGTGTGCTGAGCTCCCTCGGCCGCCGGCACTTCGCGCTGACCGTCGCGGGCGACGAGGTCGAGCGGACCAAGCCGTTCCCCGACCCCTACCTCCTCGCGGCCTCCGGCCTCGGCGCGGATCCGATCCGGTGCGCGGTCATCGAGGACACCGCGACCGGTGTCGCCGCCGCCGAGGCCGCCGGCTGCCATGTGGTCGCCGTCCCGTCCGTGGCGCCCATCGCCCCCGCCACCCGGCGCACCGTCGTGACCTCGCTGGAAGAGGTCGACCTGCCATTCCTGCGTGGCCTGATGGCGTCGACAAGCAATTGA
- a CDS encoding ABC transporter substrate-binding protein, which produces MNRKTLVLPAVIGLLTPVLAACGATDSAGGSGDAIVVGTTDRFTASKEAPAPVDPAYAYDVGTWNILRQTVQTLLVQPRGDGEPEPEAASSCSFTDTGNERYACTLRSGLKFAGGDPVTAEDVKFSIDRARSLKADSGVFALLSTIDLVETKGDNEVIFHLNSPDATLPYKLSTPVAGIVNPADYDKGELRDGFEVDGSGPYTLDAEVENNELVRAVFTKNPNYKGQLDPKNDKVELRSFASADAMGTALEDGDIDLMTRTMTPEQITKLSESADSDIDVIESAGLEIRYLAFNTDASPVGSTAVRRAMAEVIDRGELVSKVYGSQAEPLFSLVPAGITGHSNSFFNEYGDPDVGKAKSTLEAAGITTPVKLTLHYTTDHYGAATKKEFELLKKQLDDSGLFDVTIKGAPWSTFRPAEQEGEYAVYGMGWFPDFPDADNYLAPFLDKDNFLGSPYANREIRSKLIPESRRAADRLTASESLTGIQDIVADDVPILPLWQGNQYVAARDDVTGAEYALNAASTLQLWELGRGRDN; this is translated from the coding sequence ATGAACCGCAAGACCTTGGTGCTGCCGGCCGTGATCGGTCTGCTCACCCCGGTACTCGCCGCCTGCGGTGCCACCGACAGCGCGGGCGGCAGCGGTGACGCGATCGTCGTCGGCACCACCGACCGGTTCACCGCCTCGAAGGAGGCCCCGGCCCCCGTCGACCCGGCCTACGCCTACGACGTAGGTACCTGGAACATCCTCCGCCAGACCGTCCAGACCCTCCTGGTCCAGCCGCGTGGCGACGGCGAACCGGAACCCGAGGCCGCCTCCAGCTGCTCCTTCACCGACACCGGCAACGAGCGCTACGCCTGCACACTGCGCAGTGGCCTGAAGTTCGCAGGCGGCGATCCGGTCACCGCCGAGGACGTGAAGTTCTCCATCGACCGTGCCCGCTCCCTCAAGGCCGACAGCGGTGTCTTCGCCCTGCTGTCCACCATCGACCTCGTCGAGACCAAGGGCGACAACGAGGTGATCTTCCACCTCAACAGCCCCGACGCGACCCTCCCGTACAAGCTGTCCACCCCCGTCGCCGGCATCGTCAACCCCGCCGACTACGACAAGGGCGAGCTGCGCGACGGCTTCGAGGTCGACGGCTCCGGCCCGTACACCCTGGACGCCGAGGTCGAGAACAACGAGCTGGTCCGGGCCGTCTTCACCAAGAACCCCAACTACAAGGGGCAGTTGGACCCGAAGAACGACAAGGTCGAACTGCGCTCCTTCGCGAGCGCCGACGCCATGGGCACCGCCCTCGAGGACGGCGACATCGACCTGATGACCCGCACCATGACGCCGGAGCAGATCACCAAGCTCTCCGAGTCCGCCGACAGCGACATCGACGTGATCGAGTCCGCCGGCCTGGAGATCCGCTACCTCGCCTTCAACACCGACGCCTCGCCGGTCGGGAGCACGGCCGTCCGCCGTGCCATGGCCGAGGTCATCGACCGGGGCGAACTCGTCTCCAAGGTGTACGGCTCCCAGGCCGAACCCCTCTTCTCGCTGGTCCCCGCCGGCATCACCGGCCACTCCAACTCCTTCTTCAACGAGTACGGCGACCCTGACGTCGGCAAGGCGAAGTCGACCCTGGAGGCCGCGGGCATCACCACCCCGGTGAAGCTGACCCTCCACTACACGACCGACCACTACGGCGCGGCCACGAAGAAGGAGTTCGAGTTGCTGAAGAAGCAGCTCGACGACAGCGGGCTGTTCGACGTGACCATCAAGGGCGCCCCCTGGTCCACGTTCCGCCCCGCCGAGCAGGAGGGCGAGTACGCGGTCTACGGCATGGGCTGGTTCCCGGACTTCCCCGACGCCGACAACTACCTCGCGCCCTTCCTCGACAAGGACAACTTCCTCGGCTCGCCGTACGCGAACCGCGAGATCCGCAGCAAGCTGATCCCCGAGTCCCGCCGCGCGGCCGACCGCCTCACCGCCTCGGAGAGCCTCACCGGCATCCAGGACATCGTCGCCGACGACGTGCCGATCCTGCCGCTGTGGCAGGGCAACCAGTACGTCGCCGCCCGCGACGACGTCACCGGCGCCGAGTACGCCCTCAACGCCGCCTCGACGCTCCAGCTCTGGGAGCTGGGCCGCGGCAGAGACAACTGA
- the metH gene encoding methionine synthase, with amino-acid sequence MASLPNPSSSSAATGRARSDALREALATRVVVADGAMGTMLQAQDPTMEDFQQLEGCNEVLNATRPDIVRSVHAAYFEAGVDCVETNTFGANLTALGEYDIPERTAELSEAGARIARETADEFAARDGRQRWVLGSIGPGTKLPTLGHTTFTAIRDAYQQNAEGLLAGGADALLVETTQDLLQTKASVIAARRAMETAGYDVPLIVSVTVETTGTMLLGSEIGAALTALEPLGIDMIGLNCATGPAEMSEHLRHLARHSRIQLSCMPNAGLPVLTKDGAHYPLTAPELADAQENFVREYGLSLVGGCCGTTPEHLRQVVERVRDLTPTAREPRPEPGAASLYQSVPFRQDTAYMAIGERTNANGSKKFREAMLEARWDDCVEMARDQIREGAHMLDLCVDYVGRDGVADMAELAGRFATASTLPIVLDSTEVPVIRAGLEKLGGRAVINSVNYEDGDGPASRFAKVTQLAREHGAALIALTIDEEGQARTPQKKVEIAERLIADLTGNWGIHESDILIDTLTFTICTGQEESRGDGIATIEAIRELKRRHPQVQTTLGLSNISFGLNPAARILLNSVFLDECVKAGLDSAIVHASKILPIARFSEEEVTTALDLIHDRRAEGYDPLQKLMALFEGATARSLKAGKAEELAALPLEERLKRRIIDGEKNGLEADLDAALRERPALDIVNDTLLDGMKVVGELFGSGQMQLPFVLQSAEVMKSAVAHLEPHMEKTDDEGKGTIVLATVRGDVHDIGKNLVDIILSNNGYTVVNLGIKQPVSAILDAAKEHRADVIGMSGLLVKSTVIMKENLQELNQRKLAADYPVILGGAALTRAYVEQDLHEIYEGEVRYARDAFEGLRLMDALIGVKRGVPGAKLPELRQRRVQAATARTVVEERPEEGHVRSDVATDNPVPTPPFRGTRVVKGIQLKEYATWLDEGALFKGQWGLKQARTGEGPTYEELVETEGRPRLRGLLDKLQTDNLLEAAVVYGYFPCVSKDDDLIILDDDGNERTRFSFPRQRRGRRLCLADFFRPEESGEMDVVGLQVVTVGSRIGEETAKLFEANAYRDYLELHGLSVQLAEALAEYWHARVRSELGFAGEDPAAIEDMFDLKYRGARFSLGYGACPDLEDRAKIAELLEPERIGVQLSEEFQLHPEQSTDAIVIHHPEAKYFNAR; translated from the coding sequence ATGGCCTCGTTGCCGAACCCGTCCTCCTCGTCCGCCGCCACCGGCCGGGCCCGATCCGACGCGCTTCGGGAGGCGCTGGCCACCCGTGTGGTGGTCGCCGACGGCGCGATGGGCACGATGCTGCAGGCGCAGGACCCGACCATGGAGGACTTCCAGCAGCTGGAGGGCTGCAACGAGGTCCTCAACGCCACCCGCCCCGACATCGTGCGCTCGGTGCACGCCGCGTACTTCGAGGCGGGTGTGGACTGCGTGGAGACCAACACCTTCGGCGCGAACCTCACCGCACTGGGTGAGTACGACATCCCCGAACGCACCGCCGAGCTGTCCGAGGCCGGCGCCCGCATCGCCCGGGAGACGGCGGACGAGTTCGCCGCGCGCGACGGCCGGCAGCGGTGGGTGCTGGGCTCCATCGGCCCGGGCACCAAACTGCCCACGCTCGGCCACACCACCTTCACCGCCATCCGTGACGCGTACCAGCAGAACGCCGAGGGTCTGCTGGCCGGCGGCGCCGACGCCCTCCTGGTGGAGACCACCCAGGACCTGCTCCAGACGAAGGCCTCCGTCATCGCCGCACGCCGCGCGATGGAGACGGCCGGATACGACGTCCCCCTGATCGTCTCGGTGACGGTCGAGACGACCGGCACCATGCTGCTGGGCTCGGAGATCGGCGCCGCGCTGACGGCGCTGGAGCCGCTGGGCATCGACATGATCGGCCTGAACTGCGCGACCGGCCCCGCGGAGATGAGCGAGCACCTGCGCCATCTGGCCCGCCACTCCCGCATCCAGCTGTCCTGCATGCCCAACGCCGGGCTTCCGGTCCTGACCAAGGACGGCGCCCACTACCCGCTGACCGCTCCGGAGCTGGCGGACGCGCAGGAGAACTTCGTCCGCGAGTACGGCCTGTCCCTGGTCGGCGGTTGCTGCGGCACCACCCCCGAGCACCTGCGGCAGGTCGTCGAGCGGGTCCGGGACCTCACCCCCACCGCCCGCGAACCGCGCCCCGAGCCCGGCGCCGCCTCCCTCTACCAGAGCGTGCCGTTCCGTCAGGACACCGCGTACATGGCGATCGGGGAGCGGACGAACGCCAACGGGTCGAAGAAGTTCCGTGAGGCGATGCTGGAGGCCCGCTGGGACGACTGTGTGGAGATGGCCCGCGACCAGATCCGTGAGGGCGCCCACATGCTCGACCTGTGTGTGGACTATGTGGGCCGTGACGGTGTGGCCGACATGGCCGAGCTGGCCGGCCGGTTCGCCACCGCCTCGACCCTGCCCATCGTTTTGGACTCCACCGAGGTGCCCGTCATTAGGGCCGGGCTGGAGAAGCTGGGCGGGCGGGCGGTCATCAACTCCGTCAACTACGAGGACGGTGACGGCCCCGCCTCCCGCTTCGCGAAGGTCACGCAGCTGGCGCGGGAGCACGGGGCGGCGCTGATCGCGCTGACCATCGACGAGGAGGGGCAGGCCCGTACCCCGCAGAAGAAGGTCGAGATCGCCGAACGGCTGATCGCGGATCTGACCGGGAACTGGGGTATCCACGAGTCGGACATCCTCATCGACACCCTGACCTTCACGATCTGTACCGGTCAGGAGGAGTCCCGCGGGGACGGTATCGCCACCATCGAGGCGATCCGTGAGCTCAAGCGCCGCCATCCGCAGGTGCAGACCACGCTGGGGCTGTCGAACATCTCCTTCGGTCTGAACCCGGCCGCGCGGATCCTGCTGAACTCCGTCTTCCTGGACGAGTGTGTGAAGGCGGGCCTGGACTCGGCGATCGTGCACGCCTCGAAGATCCTGCCGATCGCCCGCTTCAGCGAGGAGGAGGTCACCACCGCTCTGGACCTCATCCATGACCGGCGGGCCGAGGGGTATGACCCGCTGCAGAAGCTGATGGCGCTGTTCGAGGGCGCCACCGCCAGGTCGTTGAAGGCGGGCAAGGCCGAGGAGCTGGCGGCGCTGCCGCTGGAGGAGCGTCTCAAGCGCCGCATCATCGACGGTGAGAAGAACGGCCTGGAGGCCGACCTGGACGCGGCCCTGCGGGAGCGGCCGGCGCTGGACATCGTCAACGACACGCTGCTGGACGGGATGAAGGTGGTCGGTGAGCTGTTCGGCTCCGGCCAGATGCAGCTGCCGTTCGTGCTGCAGTCCGCCGAGGTCATGAAGAGTGCGGTGGCGCATCTGGAGCCGCACATGGAGAAGACCGACGACGAGGGCAAGGGCACCATCGTGCTGGCCACGGTGCGCGGTGACGTCCATGACATCGGCAAGAACCTCGTGGACATCATTCTGTCCAACAACGGCTACACGGTGGTCAATCTCGGTATCAAGCAGCCGGTCTCGGCGATCCTGGACGCCGCCAAGGAGCACCGGGCCGATGTGATCGGGATGTCCGGGCTGCTGGTCAAGTCCACGGTGATCATGAAGGAGAACCTTCAGGAGCTCAACCAGCGCAAGCTGGCCGCCGACTACCCGGTCATCCTCGGCGGGGCCGCCCTGACCCGCGCCTATGTCGAGCAGGACCTGCACGAGATCTACGAGGGCGAGGTCCGCTACGCCCGGGACGCGTTCGAGGGGCTGCGGCTGATGGACGCCCTGATCGGCGTCAAACGGGGCGTGCCGGGCGCGAAGCTGCCCGAGCTCAGGCAGCGCCGCGTCCAAGCCGCCACCGCCCGGACGGTCGTGGAGGAGCGCCCGGAGGAAGGACACGTCCGCTCCGACGTGGCCACCGACAACCCCGTCCCCACACCCCCGTTCCGGGGCACCCGCGTCGTCAAGGGCATCCAGCTCAAGGAGTACGCGACCTGGCTCGACGAGGGTGCCCTCTTCAAGGGGCAGTGGGGACTCAAGCAGGCCCGCACCGGCGAAGGACCGACGTACGAGGAACTCGTCGAGACCGAGGGCCGGCCCCGGCTGCGCGGCCTGCTGGACAAGCTGCAGACCGACAACCTGCTCGAGGCGGCCGTCGTCTACGGATACTTCCCCTGCGTGTCCAAGGACGACGACCTGATCATCCTGGACGACGACGGCAACGAGCGGACCCGGTTCTCCTTCCCCCGCCAGCGCCGCGGCCGGCGACTGTGCCTGGCCGACTTCTTCCGCCCGGAGGAGTCCGGTGAGATGGACGTCGTCGGCCTCCAGGTCGTCACCGTCGGCTCCCGCATCGGCGAGGAGACCGCCAAGCTCTTCGAGGCCAACGCCTACCGCGACTACCTCGAACTGCACGGGCTGTCCGTGCAGCTGGCCGAGGCACTCGCCGAGTACTGGCACGCCCGGGTGCGCTCGGAGCTGGGCTTCGCCGGAGAGGACCCGGCCGCGATCGAAGACATGTTCGACCTCAAGTACCGGGGTGCCCGCTTCTCCCTCGGCTACGGCGCCTGTCCCGACCTGGAGGACCGCGCCAAGATCGCTGAACTCCTGGAGCCCGAGCGGATCGGCGTACAGCTCTCGGAGGAGTTCCAGCTCCATCCCGAGCAGTCCACGGACGCGATCGTGATCCACCACCCCGAGGCGAAGTACTTCAACGCGCGGTAG
- a CDS encoding MIP/aquaporin family protein, with protein MSSSDIFIGETIGTAILILLGGGVCAAVTLKASKARNAGWLAITFGWGFAVLTAVYTSAPLSGAHLNPAVTLALALKKKGIGWDQVPVYWSGQMLGAMIGAALVWVAYYGQFRAHLTDREIVGEPAEAARTKSVEARETAAGPVLGIFSTGPEIRNAVQNTATEVIGTIVLVLAVLTQGLNGEGKGLGTLGALITALVVVSIGLSLGGPTGYAINPARDLGPRIVHALLPLPNKGGSDWSYAWVPVVGPLIGAAIAAGIYNVAFA; from the coding sequence GTGTCCAGCTCCGACATCTTCATCGGCGAGACCATCGGTACCGCCATACTCATCCTGCTCGGCGGCGGCGTCTGCGCGGCCGTCACGCTCAAGGCCTCCAAGGCCCGTAACGCCGGTTGGCTCGCCATCACCTTCGGGTGGGGTTTTGCCGTTCTCACGGCCGTCTACACCTCCGCGCCGCTCTCCGGCGCCCACCTGAACCCGGCCGTGACCCTCGCCCTCGCGCTGAAGAAGAAGGGCATCGGCTGGGACCAGGTCCCGGTCTACTGGAGCGGGCAGATGCTCGGCGCCATGATCGGCGCCGCCCTGGTCTGGGTCGCCTACTACGGCCAGTTCCGCGCCCACCTCACCGACCGGGAGATCGTCGGCGAGCCGGCGGAGGCCGCCAGGACCAAGTCCGTCGAGGCCCGGGAGACCGCCGCCGGCCCCGTGCTCGGCATCTTCTCCACCGGCCCCGAGATCCGTAACGCGGTACAGAACACCGCCACCGAGGTCATCGGCACCATCGTGCTCGTCCTGGCGGTCCTCACGCAGGGCCTGAACGGCGAGGGCAAGGGACTCGGCACCCTCGGCGCCCTGATCACCGCACTCGTCGTGGTCTCCATCGGCCTGTCCCTCGGTGGCCCGACCGGTTACGCGATCAACCCGGCCCGTGACCTCGGTCCGCGTATCGTCCACGCCCTTCTGCCCCTGCCCAACAAGGGCGGCTCCGACTGGAGCTACGCCTGGGTCCCGGTGGTCGGTCCCCTGATCGGCGCAGCCATCGCTGCAGGCATCTACAACGTCGCCTTCGCTTAA